A window of the Helianthus annuus cultivar XRQ/B chromosome 4, HanXRQr2.0-SUNRISE, whole genome shotgun sequence genome harbors these coding sequences:
- the LOC110936919 gene encoding 2,3-bisphosphoglycerate-dependent phosphoglycerate mutase translates to MAAMASHQSIATRQSHGYIGKSALHQDCGNISMKLFRGGSFEPLKREGYCCSKRSCGSIQASSSSYQNSANNPILAQSSSTIKDPSKKSSEAALILIRHGESLWNEKNLFTGCVDVPLTKKGVEEAIEAGKRISNIPIDMIYTSALIRAQMTAMLAMTQHRRKKVPIVMHDENEQAKAWSQIFSEETKKQCIPVVTAWQLNERMYGELQGLNKQETADKYGKEQVHEWRRSYDIPPPNGESLEMCAERAVAYFKDQIEPQLQQGKNVMIAAHGNSLRSIIMYLDELTSQEVISLELSTGIPMLYIVKEDKYIRRGSPAAPTEAGVYAYTKNLAKYRQKLDEMLH, encoded by the exons ATGGCTGCAATGGCGTCTCACCAATCTATTGCTACCCGTCAATCTCACGGGTATATCGGTAAATCTGCCCTGCACCAGGACTGTGGAAATATTTCTATGAAGCTGTTCAGAGGAGGTTCGTTTGAACCATTAAAACGAGAAGGTTATTGTTGTAGTAAGAGAAGTTGTGGGTCGATTCAAGCATCATCTTCATCTTATCAGAACTCAGCTAACAATCCAATTTTAGCCCAATCAAGTAGCACCATCAAGGACCCCTCAAAGAAATCGA GTGAAGCGGCTTTGATATTGATAAGGCATGGTGAGTCTCTTTGGAATGAGAAGAACTTGTTCACTGGTTGTGTTGATGTGCCATTAACAAAGAAGGGCGTGGAGGAAGCTATCGAAGCTGGTAAGAGGATAAGCAATATACCCATTGACATGATATACACATCTGCCTTGATTCGCGCGCAGATGACGGCTATGCTTGCCATGACCCAACATCGCCGCAAAAAG GTACCTATTGTCATGCATGATGAAAATGAACAAGCGAAGGCTTGGAGTCAAATTTTTAGTGAAGAAACAAAGAAGCAATGTATACCTGTGGTTACAGCGTGGCAACTAAATGAAAGAAT GTATGGGGAACTGCAGGGCCTAAATAAGCAGGAAACCGCAGATAAATATGGAAAAGAACAAGTACATGAGTGGAGACGTAGTTATGATATACCTCCACCAAATGGAGAGAGTTTGGAAATGTGTGCTGAAAGAGCCGTCGCATACTTCAAAGATCAA ATTGAACCTCAACTCCAACAAGGAAAAAATGTGATGATTGCTGCACACGGGAATTCCTTGAGGTCTATCATAATGTATCTCGACGAACTCACATCCCAAGAG GTTATAAGCTTGGAACTATCCACCGGGATACCGATGCTTTACATTGTTAAAGAGGACAAATACATCAGAAGAGGAAGTCCAGCCGCCCCCACTGAGGCCGGCGTCTATGCCTATACTAAG AATTTGGCTAAATACAGGCAGAAGCTAGATGAGATGCTACACTGA